The region CTGGCTCTATGCACCAAGTGGCACCTTTCGTGGTATTGGTGGCATAAGCGCCTATTTTGGCCGAACTATAGCACGCATACTTGCTGTAGTTGTTGGGCTTATTTTCTTTTTTGTGGCCTATATTATGTTTAACGTTACAAAATGGTGAGCTGTTACAAACTTCCCTGTTCTATGAGAAGTGTTCTTAAAAAAATATACCTTCAAAAATTAAGCAATTGCTGTGCGAAGTTTCTCCGCTTCGTACCCGCTCCAATACCACAAACTTGTTCTTGCCTATCATTGTCGTTACGAAGTGGACTTTCGGGGAATTTCTTATAGCATAAAACTAAACTTTTACATCTATACTATATTATGGAAGAAATAAACTCTGTACTGCAACAATTGGCAGAAAATGAACAAAAGCAAAAAGAACTTTACGAAAAGAAAGCTTTGTTTGAAGAGCAATTAGATTTATGGAAACAACAACGATTACTAAAACGGAAATTATCTTTACTGAGAAATGAAGAAACAGCCGTTTTAATAGAGAACTGGCAATATGCCTGGGATATTGGTGCACCTATGCCACATATTGTGAGCGATGGACTCAACCTTTTTCTTATTTATTACCTTGCTCTACGTAAGCAACAAAAAGAGGTATCAAACCCTGTTGCATTGGTTTCATTTGAACATGCTATAAGTCATAAATTTGGCAGTCCAAATGATGAGGTAATAGAAGGACATCCGTTATACGAACACGGAATGGAAGCCTACAAAGCCCACCAAGTAGTACATTCTTCGTGGATAGCCGAACTTGAAAAAATAAACTCGATACATACCGGTTATTATCCTGAATATTGGAAAACCTTAAAGCATTATATTTTTACCTTTCACGATAATATGTTCGAATGCATTGCCAAAGGATATACCATAGAAGTTTTTAACACAAGATTTAAAGAAGTGGTGTTTACGGCCACAGAAAGATTATTTACATAAAGAGCTTTTCTTGTTTCAAAATGAGAAATATAAATTAGTCTCCCACTCTACAAAGTCTTCTTAAAAAAAGAAAAATTCAAAAAAATTAAGAGATTGCTGTACATTCTAAAAATAACATTTGTTTGTTCGGGAAGATATAAAAAAGAAAATAATTATGGCAAGAGTAATTTGGAAAACAGGAAAAATAGTTAGCATCGAAACACGCAAAGGAACATTTGTATTGGCACAAATGCTAAAAGAACCATTTTTAAGATTTTATAACCAGTTTGGTGAGCAGTGTGACTCATGGTCAATAAATGATGTAAATGAAATAGAAACGTTATTTACAACTGCAATAACTCGGCAATTTCTAAGAAAATCGAATATTTTGGAAATGAAAAAAATAAAATCGGATACAGAAAGAGAAGACTCTGATATATGGATAAATCATTTTGCGCTTGGTAGCAGAAATATCATCGTTTGGAAAGGAACTGAAGAAGAAAAAACAATTCTCCTGCTAGGAACAAAATCCGGGGGCTCATTAGTAAAAAAAAATCTTTGGTGGAAACCTACAGAAGACCAGCGGGTTCGTCCGCATATCAGTGGTGTAATAGACGAGGTTTTAGTAAAGGAAATTCCATTGAATGATGCAGAAACAATTGATAAGTATCAACTAACCAATATCAGAATTTATGGCGAATTAAACGAACGATTGTATCTATGTTACAAAATGAAAAAAAATATCGACCCTCTAAAAGATTTAATATTTAATCGCCCAATTCCACCAGAATATAAAACATATGTAGATATAATTTCGGGTTCTATTAAGGAAGATGAATGGTTAAGTTTATAGAAACGTTGCGGACTTAAAAAAATCCCAGCAACCTACTCCACAAAGTATTCTTTAAAAAGAAAAACATTCAAAAATTAAGAGATTGCTGTGCGAAGTTTCCTGACTTCGTACAGCATCAAACTGCTAAATACTATTTTTAGTTTTATAGAAAACTTTGTGGAACGGGACAGACAGAGTTTTAAATGCCACCTCAAACGTTAAGCCTAACACAAACCTTATTAAACAATTAACAATGAAATCTAAACTATATTTTGTAATGCTGTTAATACTGATAATTCTAATCATTATCATTGGTTTTACATACAACTTAAATGTAAAATACTGGGCTTGGATAGTTGGAGGGCTTGTTTTATATATTTGGTGCAAAGATGTTTTAACAGGAACTAAATGGTTTGAAAAACCAAAGAAAATCATCAAACAGATACCCGATATTATTCAGGAAGAGAAAGTAGAAATGACATACGATGAATATATAGCATCATTACCGGATTTGAAAAAAATAGAAAAAGAAGGTTATGTAGAATTAACGGATTTATGTGTAGCGACAGAAAACCAACAAAAACTTTTTGACTTCTTTAAAACAGTAAAAGACTTTTCGGCAGATGATGATTATATGACAACCCTGAATTATGTAATAGAATATTTAGACAAAAACAAAATCCATTTTATAATGTCGCTAGATTGGAAAGCATCGATTAATGATTTAAAATGGAGAATAAATTCATCATTGAAAGACAATTATGGTTTGACTATTGACTTGCCAAAACAAGAAGATTATGAAGAAAGAGCCACTGTTTCATTTGACAATGTATTTGAAGACTTCGACAAACCTTTGAGAAATAAAGGCATCCAAATGGGATTTATTGATACACAATCGGACGAATATGTAATCTTTCTGCACAAAATTGCAGACAAACAAAAAGTAGAAAAATCTGTTGAGAAAATTGGATACAAATATCACGAGAAATAAAATTACCACTGACATACATATTCATAATTGCTGTGTGAATGTTTCCTGACTTCGTAATAAAAACGAGAAACAAGAATTGGTTTATAATATATTATCCCAAAGGATACAAAGCTGGATAACTGCACCCCGATAGCGCGGATTTGCAATCCGTGCACGTAAAGTATATCGACAAAGTGAAAGAGAGAAAAAAATAAAAACTATGAGAATAAATAAGATTTACTAATTGGAACGGGCACGGATTGCAAATTTGCACGATCGGGATGTTTTCTGACTTTGCTTCATAGTATTTGAAATTTTACGGACAATAATAAAAAAATAAAGTTGATGAAAGACGATTTCTTTAAACCATTAAACGTAAATCTAATAGGCGAAATCAGGCATCACTACGATGAAAAAAGTGTAATGCCTGCACACGAATTGGTTATTCGCCCATTGTTAGAAAACTCAATAGATACTTTTGTATATCGCGGAACAAAAGAAGAATTTTTTCTTTATGGTAAAATGCAAGCTCCTATTAAACTGGAGGAGATAGAGGTATTGATAAAAGACAAAGGCAAGTTTAAATTCGACAAAACAAAAGAATGCATTTTGGGAAATGAGTATTTGTGGAATGCCTGCACTCGGAAACGTGGTTCTATTGTTTTTATACTTAAAGAAGGACAGGTGGATTTTGCAAAAATCTTTAAACATACTTACAGGCCAAGTTTGACAGAAACGCCAAATTCCGGAAATACACCGTCTGCAACAAAAAAATGCAGAGAAGCATCAGCACAAGGCTTTATTGCAATTTGTTTACCGGCAAACAATGGAATTGAATGGATGACTATTTATGCACAGGGGCATACTTTTGAAAATATCATGAAACAGGCAGAAGATAATTGCCAGGAAAAGGATTATTATAAATGAGATGATTAACTCCCGCACCACCCGATAGCGCGGATTTGCAATCCGTGCCCGTAAAGTATTCGACAAAGTGAGAGAGAGAAAAAAATAAAAACTGTGAGAATAAAAAAGATTTACTAATTGGAACGGGCACGGATTGCAAACTCGATAGCGCGGATTTGCAATCCGTGTCCATAAAGTATATCGACAAAGTGAAAGAGAGAAAAAAAAAACTATGAGAATAAATAAGATTTGCTAATTGGAACGGGCACGGATTGCAAATCCGCGCTATCAGATTCAGCTATCAGATTCAGCTTCTAAAAATTATTTAAACGAGAAGAAATTATGGAAAAATATTTACAACCAATAAAAGATTTTATTAAAAAGAACAAAGAAGATTTAGATGAAACTGAATTTATTTGCTTACAGTATGAAGTTACAGACCAAATGGAGGCAGACAAAATAGGTTTTGAAGCAGTTGAGAGTATTCTTAAATTAATGGAAGAAAATCCATTAGTAGAATTCGGCACACCAGGACCATTTACACATTTTATAGAAAATTTTTATACCGAAAAGCAACAAGACTACATAAATCTAGTAAAACAGTCTGTGGCAGAAAAACCAACAATTCATACCATTTGGCTATTACATCGTATAATAAATGGAAGCGAAAATGAAAAA is a window of Flavobacterium crocinum DNA encoding:
- a CDS encoding Imm17 family immunity protein; the encoded protein is MAEDIFDKIHVYFREHPKVMALIPLSLGVMMIVGAVQNWDWLYAPSGTFRGIGGISAYFGRTIARILAVVVGLIFFFVAYIMFNVTKW
- a CDS encoding DUF6630 family protein, with translation MKSKLYFVMLLILIILIIIIGFTYNLNVKYWAWIVGGLVLYIWCKDVLTGTKWFEKPKKIIKQIPDIIQEEKVEMTYDEYIASLPDLKKIEKEGYVELTDLCVATENQQKLFDFFKTVKDFSADDDYMTTLNYVIEYLDKNKIHFIMSLDWKASINDLKWRINSSLKDNYGLTIDLPKQEDYEERATVSFDNVFEDFDKPLRNKGIQMGFIDTQSDEYVIFLHKIADKQKVEKSVEKIGYKYHEK